Proteins from a genomic interval of Fodinicurvata sp. EGI_FJ10296:
- the phnE gene encoding phosphonate ABC transporter, permease protein PhnE, which translates to MTSATPDMPDRFRLPSILGWVVIVTFAAFFIQGVYSAELSIDRILRGAVNFSRFIAMAFPPDFERWPMIASAMWETLNIAIVGVTLGCILSAPLALLAARNTAPNAVVRTVARLFISTARTIPDLIWALIFVVAVGLGPLAGILAIIMDTIGFAARFYSERFEEVRSGPSDALTATGAGRLSVIFGAIIPESLASMTGTSLFSVEKSIRSAVTLGLVGAGGIGVELSTAMRLFQYDRACAIILVILVSVILFEQLSSSLRKRML; encoded by the coding sequence ATGACCTCCGCTACCCCCGACATGCCCGACCGCTTCCGCCTGCCGTCGATCCTGGGTTGGGTCGTTATTGTCACATTCGCCGCGTTCTTCATTCAGGGGGTCTACAGCGCCGAGCTGTCGATCGACCGAATCCTGCGCGGGGCCGTCAATTTCAGCCGGTTCATCGCCATGGCTTTCCCGCCGGATTTCGAGCGCTGGCCCATGATCGCCAGCGCAATGTGGGAGACGTTGAATATCGCCATTGTCGGCGTCACGCTGGGCTGTATCCTTTCGGCGCCGCTGGCCCTTCTGGCCGCCCGCAATACGGCGCCGAATGCAGTCGTGCGAACGGTTGCCCGGCTGTTCATCTCGACCGCCCGCACAATCCCGGATCTGATCTGGGCGCTGATTTTCGTCGTCGCCGTCGGCCTTGGCCCCCTTGCCGGAATCCTCGCCATCATCATGGACACGATCGGGTTTGCCGCGCGATTCTATTCGGAACGGTTCGAGGAGGTGCGAAGCGGCCCGTCCGACGCCCTCACAGCGACCGGCGCAGGGCGCCTTTCGGTCATTTTCGGTGCGATCATTCCGGAAAGCCTGGCCTCGATGACCGGGACGTCTCTGTTCAGTGTTGAAAAATCCATTCGATCGGCCGTGACGCTCGGCCTCGTCGGCGCGGGCGGAATAGGCGTCGAATTGTCGACCGCAATGCGGCTTTTCCAGTACGATCGCGCCTGCGCCATCATCCTGGTCATCCTGGTGTCGGTGATCCTGTTCGAGCAGCTATCGTCGAGCCTGCGCAAGCGCATGCTGTGA
- a CDS encoding EAL domain-containing protein → MSTKSDWIIEKVFSNWHTSDRKIQVAVAGIIGSMLLCSAILVYVTGGTQYSYIHIVYVPILVGAFFFGAIGGISAGLLSGLVMGPVMPLDATLGTPQDPLSYFSRAAAFATIGAIAGIMFLALGRYLKIMRSQAFEDPITALPNRTQLLDDISRAKGRPAVLELDGAGRRPLRIVIVSIEPYSRVLATLGHDYADAMMRAAVARLKSDATRDAKFYDLREGILAVLVRSQSTNETVDYAHRLAECLGEPLIAKGIPILAECRFGVAGLVAGAGNPVTAIRAALAALEDAREQRSLVAVYDADRDDRRRQTVSLLADFQDALTSDNQLRLLLQPKIDLEKQKCSGFEALLRWHHPDRGNVPPDVFIPVVERTGLMRQLTQWVVRAALEQSVRLRREGTDLPIAVNISVHDLERSDFAEWLESQLLKFGVTPDGLEVEVTESAVMWNPDGALRTLADLRCMGIKMALDDFGTGQSSLAYLKDMAVDVVKLDRSLIRHLNGDSRSYALVKAVMDLSGSFGFATVAEGIEDAVTSQRLAEVGCRTGQGYYFARPMPADAVAAWLCSDTPTA, encoded by the coding sequence ATGTCGACGAAATCGGATTGGATCATCGAAAAGGTTTTTTCAAACTGGCATACATCAGATCGCAAGATACAGGTCGCTGTCGCCGGCATAATCGGGTCTATGCTTCTGTGCAGCGCGATCCTTGTTTATGTGACGGGCGGCACCCAGTACAGTTACATCCATATCGTCTACGTTCCGATTCTTGTTGGTGCATTTTTCTTTGGCGCCATCGGCGGCATTTCGGCGGGGCTGCTTTCGGGTCTGGTCATGGGGCCGGTCATGCCGCTGGATGCAACGCTCGGGACGCCGCAGGATCCCTTGAGCTACTTCAGCCGAGCGGCGGCATTCGCCACGATCGGGGCGATTGCGGGGATCATGTTCCTCGCCCTCGGACGTTACCTCAAGATCATGCGCAGTCAGGCATTCGAAGACCCGATCACGGCCCTGCCCAACCGAACGCAATTGCTGGATGATATTTCGCGTGCGAAGGGGCGTCCGGCGGTGCTCGAACTTGACGGTGCCGGTCGTCGGCCGCTGAGGATCGTGATCGTCAGCATCGAGCCTTACAGCAGAGTGCTCGCTACCCTGGGCCACGACTACGCTGATGCAATGATGCGGGCGGCCGTTGCCCGCTTGAAATCCGACGCTACGCGCGATGCGAAATTCTATGATCTGAGAGAGGGCATTCTCGCCGTCCTGGTTCGAAGCCAATCGACCAACGAAACGGTGGATTATGCCCATCGCCTTGCGGAGTGTCTCGGCGAGCCGTTGATCGCAAAAGGCATTCCCATCCTGGCAGAGTGCCGTTTCGGCGTCGCCGGGCTTGTGGCCGGTGCCGGCAATCCGGTAACGGCCATCCGGGCCGCGCTGGCCGCTTTGGAAGATGCGCGCGAACAGCGGTCGCTCGTCGCGGTCTACGATGCCGACCGGGACGACCGCCGACGCCAGACGGTGAGCCTGCTGGCCGATTTTCAGGATGCGCTGACATCGGACAACCAGCTTCGGCTTCTTCTTCAGCCGAAAATCGATCTGGAGAAGCAGAAATGCAGCGGTTTCGAAGCTTTGCTGCGCTGGCACCACCCCGACCGAGGCAATGTTCCGCCCGACGTTTTCATCCCCGTCGTCGAAAGAACAGGCTTGATGCGACAACTGACCCAATGGGTCGTCAGGGCGGCGCTGGAACAGTCGGTCCGATTGAGGCGCGAGGGGACCGACCTGCCGATTGCCGTCAACATCTCTGTCCACGATCTCGAACGGTCGGATTTTGCCGAGTGGCTGGAAAGTCAGCTTCTGAAATTTGGCGTCACCCCGGATGGGCTTGAAGTCGAAGTGACGGAAAGCGCGGTGATGTGGAATCCGGACGGGGCGCTACGCACTCTGGCCGACTTGCGTTGCATGGGTATCAAGATGGCGCTTGACGATTTCGGAACCGGGCAGAGCTCACTGGCCTACCTGAAGGATATGGCCGTTGACGTCGTCAAACTGGATCGTTCGCTGATCAGACATCTCAATGGTGACAGCCGGTCGTATGCGCTGGTTAAGGCCGTGATGGATCTGTCCGGCAGTTTCGGCTTTGCCACTGTGGCCGAGGGCATCGAGGACGCTGTTACATCACAGCGCCTCGCGGAAGTGGGCTGCCGCACCGGCCAGGGGTATTACTTTGCCCGGCCGATGCCTGCGGATGCCGTCGCGGCGTGGCTTTGTTCCGACACGCCGACAGCGTGA
- a CDS encoding methyl-accepting chemotaxis protein, which yields MHLAATLTNIIQSLRGRIVLSAFAIFLVALTVLVAVATIRQTQLAETQADDRLQAAARTEVANIRADLDRAIGMAETLGQSLSSTLAAGETDHAILTAMVQDFMDGRPQFLGSGLAFIDEESGAPAELIAEGPFADASGRLSTYVYRGSDGTLSTALLDFGPESGAEAWFDNPVNENRTVLTTPFTYSVDGEDVLMTTIATPIRDTGGDAIGIVAVDIALETLHEQISATRPMGTGYSILASDTYEWVSHPDPGMIGTLSEDPIIRTIIDQALESGGWTGHRQFSGSDMLVAAQPVDFDGVEARWVAAVMVPHATVVGSALDIRNTLIGLAIILILIGLGLFWFLGWTIGKPISRLTSTMTALADGDLSVTVPEIGRKDEIGSMARAVGVFKSHAEDRLALTQREEQAREDAKRVQSETIERLADDIDASVRGAITHVNDASRHLSGSASSLGSLSQAVAGEAQTAVQASDAASSAIATVSGAVTELEASIRDIGGQMGESVTIAQDAVKQADEAVGRVRGLQEASERIGNVVGLIQDIAEQTNLLALNATIEAARAGDAGKGFAIVAAEVKNLASQTAKATEEISGEIEAIRSATGRTVSDVGEIAEVIRRIDTIASAVSAAVTQQGSATGEIGRSMDEANTSADRGSTATRSVAEQSETMNGVAGELSTLANTLETEASTLSQTVDSVVQRLKSSAGAAA from the coding sequence ATGCACCTTGCCGCTACGCTCACTAATATTATCCAATCCCTTCGCGGACGGATTGTCCTGTCGGCCTTCGCCATTTTCCTCGTGGCCCTGACAGTATTGGTTGCCGTCGCCACGATCCGTCAAACACAGTTGGCCGAGACACAGGCTGACGATCGGCTCCAGGCGGCGGCTCGAACAGAGGTCGCCAACATCCGGGCCGATCTCGATCGCGCCATCGGCATGGCCGAAACCCTTGGGCAAAGCCTGTCTTCGACCCTTGCCGCCGGTGAGACGGATCACGCTATCCTGACCGCAATGGTGCAGGATTTCATGGACGGACGGCCGCAGTTTCTGGGCTCGGGACTTGCATTCATCGACGAGGAGAGCGGCGCCCCGGCCGAACTGATCGCCGAGGGCCCCTTCGCCGATGCCTCCGGCCGGTTGTCGACCTATGTCTATCGCGGATCCGACGGCACCCTGTCGACCGCGCTGCTCGATTTCGGTCCGGAATCGGGGGCCGAAGCGTGGTTCGACAATCCGGTGAACGAGAACCGTACCGTGTTGACCACTCCGTTTACCTATTCGGTCGACGGGGAAGACGTCCTGATGACCACGATCGCCACGCCCATCCGGGATACCGGAGGCGATGCGATCGGCATCGTCGCGGTGGATATTGCGCTGGAGACGCTTCACGAGCAAATCAGCGCTACCCGTCCCATGGGCACCGGCTATTCGATCCTGGCGAGTGATACGTACGAATGGGTTTCGCACCCCGACCCCGGCATGATCGGCACATTGAGTGAAGACCCCATCATCCGGACGATCATCGATCAGGCGCTGGAAAGCGGCGGCTGGACCGGACATCGGCAGTTCAGCGGCAGCGACATGCTGGTGGCGGCACAGCCGGTGGATTTCGACGGCGTGGAAGCGCGCTGGGTCGCCGCCGTCATGGTCCCGCACGCCACGGTCGTCGGCTCGGCGCTGGATATCCGCAATACCCTGATCGGGCTGGCCATCATCCTGATCCTGATCGGGCTGGGGCTGTTCTGGTTCCTCGGCTGGACGATCGGCAAGCCGATCAGCCGGCTGACCTCGACCATGACCGCCCTGGCCGACGGCGATCTGTCCGTGACGGTGCCCGAGATCGGCCGCAAGGACGAGATCGGATCCATGGCCCGCGCCGTCGGCGTCTTCAAATCCCACGCCGAAGACCGGCTGGCCCTGACCCAACGCGAAGAGCAGGCGCGCGAAGATGCCAAACGCGTCCAGTCAGAGACCATCGAGCGGCTGGCCGACGACATCGACGCGTCGGTGCGCGGCGCCATCACTCATGTGAACGACGCCTCCAGGCATCTGTCGGGCTCGGCCTCGTCCCTCGGCAGCCTCAGCCAGGCCGTTGCCGGCGAAGCCCAGACGGCCGTTCAGGCGTCGGATGCGGCGTCATCGGCCATCGCGACGGTCTCCGGCGCCGTAACCGAGTTGGAAGCCTCGATCCGCGATATCGGCGGTCAGATGGGTGAGTCCGTCACTATAGCGCAAGATGCAGTCAAGCAGGCCGATGAAGCTGTCGGCCGGGTGCGCGGCCTTCAGGAAGCTTCCGAGCGGATTGGCAACGTCGTCGGCCTGATTCAGGACATCGCCGAACAGACCAATCTCCTCGCCCTCAATGCCACGATCGAGGCGGCCCGCGCGGGCGACGCCGGCAAGGGCTTCGCCATCGTCGCCGCAGAGGTCAAGAATCTCGCGTCCCAGACCGCCAAGGCAACCGAAGAGATTTCAGGCGAGATCGAGGCCATTCGGTCGGCCACCGGCCGCACGGTTTCCGATGTCGGCGAGATCGCGGAAGTGATCCGTCGCATCGACACGATCGCATCGGCCGTTTCCGCCGCCGTCACCCAGCAGGGCAGCGCCACCGGCGAAATCGGCCGCAGCATGGACGAGGCCAACACGAGCGCGGATCGGGGCTCGACCGCCACCCGCAGCGTCGCGGAACAATCGGAGACAATGAACGGCGTCGCCGGCGAGCTTTCGACCCTGGCCAACACATTGGAAACCGAAGCGTCGACACTTTCCCAGACCGTCGACTCCGTCGTACAGCGCCTGAAATCCTCCGCCGGCGCTGCAGCCTGA
- a CDS encoding LLM class flavin-dependent oxidoreductase yields MIPLSVLDLCPVPEGATPREALANTLDLARHAEDWGYGRYWLAEHHNMVGIASAATSVVIGHVAAGTSRIRVGAGGVMLPNHSPLVIAEQFGTLASLFPGRIDLGLGRAPGGDRATARALRRDLESSADQFPQDVVELQGYLADPEPGQRILAVPGAGTNVPLWILGSSLFGAQLAAMLGLPYAFASHFAPDALMPAIETYRARFRPSAQLDRPHVMLGVNVIAADTDEEARRQFTTLQQAFVRLRRGDRGKLQPPIDRIEDFCSPDELAGTAHALKYSFVGGPETVHAGMAAFVKQTGADELMVTGQIYDHQARLNSYRITAGKH; encoded by the coding sequence ATGATACCCCTCTCCGTACTGGATCTTTGCCCCGTTCCCGAAGGCGCGACCCCGCGCGAGGCGTTGGCCAACACGCTGGACCTGGCCCGTCACGCCGAAGACTGGGGCTATGGCCGCTATTGGCTGGCCGAACACCACAACATGGTCGGGATCGCCAGCGCCGCGACATCAGTGGTGATCGGCCATGTCGCAGCCGGCACATCGCGCATCCGCGTCGGGGCCGGCGGCGTCATGCTGCCCAATCACTCCCCGCTGGTCATTGCCGAACAATTCGGAACGCTGGCATCGCTGTTTCCCGGCCGCATCGATCTCGGCCTCGGCCGGGCACCCGGCGGCGACCGGGCAACGGCGCGTGCGCTGCGCCGCGATCTTGAAAGCAGCGCCGATCAGTTCCCCCAGGATGTGGTCGAACTTCAGGGTTATCTGGCCGACCCGGAACCCGGCCAACGGATTCTTGCGGTACCCGGCGCCGGCACCAACGTCCCGCTGTGGATCCTGGGGTCGAGCCTGTTCGGTGCCCAACTGGCGGCGATGCTGGGCCTGCCCTATGCCTTTGCGTCGCATTTCGCCCCGGACGCCCTGATGCCCGCCATCGAAACCTATCGCGCCCGCTTCCGGCCGTCGGCACAACTGGATCGGCCCCATGTCATGCTCGGCGTCAACGTCATCGCCGCCGACACCGACGAAGAGGCGCGGCGGCAGTTCACCACGCTGCAGCAGGCATTCGTCAGACTGCGGCGGGGCGACCGCGGCAAGCTGCAGCCGCCGATCGACCGGATCGAGGATTTCTGCTCGCCGGACGAACTGGCCGGCACCGCTCACGCCTTGAAGTATTCATTCGTCGGCGGACCGGAAACCGTGCACGCCGGGATGGCGGCATTTGTCAAGCAAACGGGCGCCGACGAGTTGATGGTCACCGGCCAGATCTACGATCATCAGGCCCGGCTCAACTCCTACCGGATCACCGCCGGCAAGCATTGA
- the hutC gene encoding histidine utilization repressor — protein MTNASVSNASVTDNAVAVLPHYQRIKQSILQRIHSGELKANDRLPSEHEFVAEWGVSRMTVNRALRELTAEGVLTRVQGAGTYVAPERPESTVLEIRDIRDDIAAAGQSHSARVVTLETAEAGADIAADLGLSTASPVYHSVIVHSADGRPVQLEDRFVNPVAAPGYMEQDFTRITPTEYLMRSCPVTAFDHVIQAVVPTTAERRLLKMSKGEPCLALLRTTWSGGTCATRTRMLHPGSRHVLRSGQGPIHGI, from the coding sequence ATGACGAATGCCAGCGTGTCGAATGCCAGCGTCACGGATAACGCTGTGGCGGTTCTGCCCCATTATCAGCGGATAAAACAGTCGATTCTCCAGCGCATACACAGTGGCGAATTGAAGGCCAACGACCGGCTGCCGTCGGAACACGAATTCGTGGCCGAATGGGGTGTCTCACGCATGACGGTCAACCGCGCTCTGCGAGAGCTGACCGCCGAGGGCGTTCTGACAAGGGTTCAGGGCGCCGGCACCTATGTGGCGCCGGAACGCCCCGAATCCACCGTTCTGGAAATCCGCGACATCAGGGACGACATCGCCGCCGCCGGACAGTCGCATTCCGCTCGCGTCGTCACCCTGGAGACGGCAGAGGCAGGCGCAGATATCGCCGCAGATCTCGGACTGTCGACGGCTTCGCCCGTCTATCACTCGGTCATCGTGCACTCTGCCGACGGCCGCCCGGTCCAACTCGAAGACCGCTTCGTGAACCCCGTCGCGGCGCCGGGCTATATGGAACAGGATTTTACGCGGATCACACCGACGGAATACCTGATGCGTTCCTGTCCGGTGACCGCCTTCGACCATGTGATCCAGGCGGTCGTGCCGACCACGGCTGAGCGGCGTCTGCTGAAGATGTCAAAGGGCGAGCCGTGCCTCGCACTTCTGCGCACGACCTGGTCAGGCGGCACATGCGCCACGAGAACGCGGATGCTTCACCCCGGATCCCGGCACGTTCTGCGGTCCGGCCAGGGGCCGATCCACGGCATCTAG
- a CDS encoding FAD-binding oxidoreductase, protein MIRNELAASANSLWHATANASLEFLRLEERARADVAIIGGGFTGLSAALHLVERGVKVALVEAEHPGWGASGRNGGQVIPGLKDDPETIVKRWGPELGPRLVRFVGGAPDVVFDLVHRYAIDCDASRAGWIQPAHSASGLETAKRRAEEWRQWDADVDVLSAADVASLVGTDAYVGGLIDRRGGGIHPLNFALGMAAAARRAGVSIYGRSKATSIEKSSEGMIVRTPGGQIAAGHVLVCTNAYTDGLAGPLARSVVPVRSVQVATRPLSENVRASILPEGHVASDTRRLLMYFRLDRDGRLLMGGRGAYSENGTRKQQENLRRATKAMFPQIGDVEWDYFWGGFVAMTRDHLPHLHEIRPGVTAALGYNGRGVAMATAMGRVLADRALGVEDRDLDFPVTGVSPIPFYGFRKPLVSALAAWYRLRDGMGR, encoded by the coding sequence ATGATTCGAAACGAGCTTGCGGCTTCGGCCAATTCCCTCTGGCACGCAACAGCCAATGCGTCGCTGGAATTCCTGCGCCTGGAAGAACGTGCCCGTGCCGATGTCGCGATCATCGGCGGCGGCTTTACCGGGTTGTCGGCGGCGCTTCATCTGGTCGAGCGCGGCGTCAAGGTTGCACTGGTCGAGGCGGAACACCCCGGCTGGGGCGCATCGGGGCGGAATGGCGGGCAGGTGATACCCGGCCTGAAGGACGATCCCGAAACGATCGTCAAGCGCTGGGGCCCCGAACTCGGCCCGCGTCTGGTCCGCTTCGTTGGCGGGGCGCCCGATGTTGTCTTCGATCTGGTCCACCGATACGCAATCGACTGCGATGCCAGCCGCGCCGGCTGGATTCAGCCGGCTCATTCGGCCAGTGGCCTGGAAACAGCCAAGCGCCGGGCCGAGGAATGGCGGCAGTGGGATGCCGACGTCGATGTGCTGTCAGCGGCGGATGTGGCGTCCCTGGTCGGCACCGACGCTTATGTCGGCGGCCTGATCGACCGGCGCGGCGGCGGAATTCATCCGCTCAACTTTGCGCTGGGTATGGCGGCAGCGGCCCGGCGGGCCGGAGTGTCGATCTATGGCCGCAGCAAAGCCACCTCGATCGAAAAGTCGTCGGAGGGCATGATCGTCAGAACGCCGGGCGGCCAGATCGCCGCCGGCCATGTGCTCGTCTGCACCAACGCCTATACAGATGGTTTGGCGGGACCGCTGGCGCGCAGTGTCGTACCGGTGCGCTCGGTGCAGGTTGCGACCAGACCGCTTTCAGAGAATGTCCGGGCTTCAATCCTGCCCGAGGGACATGTCGCGTCGGACACGCGCCGGCTTCTGATGTATTTCCGCCTCGACCGCGACGGCCGGCTGTTGATGGGCGGGCGCGGCGCCTATTCCGAGAATGGGACGCGCAAGCAACAGGAAAACCTTCGCCGGGCGACGAAAGCGATGTTCCCGCAGATCGGCGATGTGGAATGGGATTATTTCTGGGGCGGTTTCGTCGCCATGACACGCGATCACCTGCCGCATCTGCACGAAATCAGGCCCGGCGTGACGGCGGCACTCGGCTATAACGGACGGGGTGTTGCCATGGCGACAGCGATGGGGCGCGTACTGGCCGACCGGGCATTGGGCGTCGAGGACCGCGACCTCGATTTTCCGGTGACAGGTGTCTCGCCGATCCCGTTCTACGGCTTTCGCAAGCCGCTGGTCAGCGCCCTGGCCGCCTGGTACCGCCTGCGCGACGGTATGGGGCGATAG
- a CDS encoding type II toxin-antitoxin system RelE/ParE family toxin, giving the protein MKSRQVTFAPEARDDIFSLYEWIATAATPSTALSYIERIETFCQGFAHAAERGSRRDDVRPGLRVVGFERRVTIAFSVDADRVTILRVFYGGRNWRAQDRDGTIE; this is encoded by the coding sequence TTGAAATCGCGCCAGGTCACCTTTGCGCCCGAAGCCAGGGACGACATCTTCTCGCTCTACGAATGGATCGCCACCGCCGCGACGCCCTCGACTGCCCTGTCTTACATTGAGCGGATTGAAACTTTCTGCCAAGGCTTTGCACATGCTGCCGAGCGAGGTAGTCGCCGCGACGACGTGAGGCCGGGCCTTCGTGTTGTGGGGTTCGAGCGCCGGGTGACGATCGCGTTCTCCGTGGATGCCGACCGCGTCACGATTCTCCGGGTATTCTATGGTGGGCGCAACTGGAGAGCGCAAGACCGGGATGGTACCATCGAATAA
- a CDS encoding type II toxin-antitoxin system ParD family antitoxin: MPGISKRTVSLPDDYAAYIDRMVASGAFASASEVVRAGLRALQEREAAVDRWLREEVAPTYDAMYEDPDRGIPASRVFDELRAHHTGSRSQRS, from the coding sequence ATGCCCGGAATATCGAAACGCACTGTCAGTCTACCCGACGATTACGCCGCCTATATAGACCGCATGGTCGCCTCGGGTGCATTCGCTTCGGCAAGCGAGGTTGTGCGGGCAGGTCTGCGTGCGCTTCAGGAGCGCGAGGCGGCCGTGGATCGCTGGCTGCGAGAGGAAGTCGCCCCCACCTACGATGCAATGTACGAGGATCCTGATCGCGGGATTCCGGCGTCACGGGTCTTTGACGAACTCCGCGCGCATCACACCGGATCGCGTTCTCAGCGCTCTTGA
- a CDS encoding NAD(P)-dependent oxidoreductase translates to MPETQRSLFIDCSPDMRALIDDGAASAVPNLEIHDGDPKTDDLPRLLDGVAVALNGHTPMPAGVLERCADLRRIIFLGTGASSYIDMAAAERLGIDVDTIRDYGSRSVAEHAIALAFAGARRITEMDAGIRAGRWQPMRGMALSGRVLGVLGAGAIGREAITLGAALGMDVRAWSRSAVPGSLPCRAVSLDEAIGSADVLSLHLALTAQTRHMLGAAEFSRMKAGSILVNTARGGLIDEQALIAALQQGRPGHAALDVFETEPLPAGHPLTALPNVTLTAHAGFNTADAARNLLQLAVDRLAEHLRA, encoded by the coding sequence ATGCCAGAAACACAGCGCAGCCTGTTCATCGACTGTTCACCGGATATGCGGGCGCTGATCGATGATGGCGCGGCTTCTGCGGTTCCGAACCTGGAAATCCACGACGGCGACCCGAAGACCGACGACCTGCCCCGGCTGCTCGACGGTGTAGCCGTCGCCCTGAACGGGCATACGCCGATGCCGGCCGGCGTCCTGGAACGATGCGCCGATCTGCGCCGGATCATCTTTCTCGGCACCGGCGCGTCCAGCTATATCGACATGGCCGCGGCCGAGCGTTTGGGCATCGATGTCGACACCATCCGCGACTATGGCAGCCGCAGCGTCGCTGAACACGCCATTGCGCTGGCATTCGCGGGCGCGCGCCGGATCACCGAAATGGATGCCGGAATTCGCGCGGGCCGCTGGCAGCCGATGCGCGGCATGGCGCTGTCCGGGCGGGTCCTCGGCGTGCTCGGCGCCGGTGCGATCGGACGCGAGGCAATCACACTGGGGGCCGCGCTGGGCATGGATGTCCGGGCCTGGTCGCGAAGCGCGGTTCCCGGCTCGCTTCCCTGCCGCGCCGTGTCGCTGGACGAGGCCATCGGTAGCGCCGACGTGCTGTCGCTGCATCTGGCGCTGACAGCGCAGACGCGTCACATGTTGGGCGCGGCGGAATTCTCGCGGATGAAGGCGGGGTCAATTCTGGTCAACACTGCCCGCGGCGGACTGATCGACGAGCAGGCCCTGATCGCTGCCCTGCAGCAGGGACGTCCCGGCCATGCCGCGCTCGATGTGTTCGAGACCGAACCCCTTCCCGCCGGGCACCCGCTGACGGCACTGCCCAACGTGACGCTCACCGCCCATGCCGGGTTCAACACCGCCGATGCGGCACGCAATCTTCTGCAATTGGCCGTCGACCGCCTGGCCGAGCACTTGCGAGCGTGA